In Canis lupus dingo isolate Sandy chromosome 1, ASM325472v2, whole genome shotgun sequence, a single genomic region encodes these proteins:
- the TIMM21 gene encoding mitochondrial import inner membrane translocase subunit Tim21, with protein sequence MICTFLRAARCAEKLCRSSGKPLFPPHFVLNRARLKTASGLSWGLREQKKAVRPESILGVTQKTIWTQRQSPQRAGDDGSKQVSVHSQRGEPVVSTSQKVKEAGRDFTYLIVVLIGITVTGGLFYTIFKELFSSSSPNKIYGKALEKCRSHPEVISIFGEPVKGYGEATRRGRRQHVSFIEYVKDGLKHMRVKFYIEGSEPGKQGTVHLEVKENPESGEYEFRYIFVELEPHPRRTIIIEDNRS encoded by the exons ATGATTTGTACTTTCTTACGAGCTGCGCGGTGTGCGGAGAAGCTGTGCAGGTCGTCAGGGAAGCCGTTGTTTCCGCCACACTTCGTGCTTAACAGAGCTCGCTTGAAGACCGCGTCGGGTTTGAGCTGGGGTCTGCGAGAGCAAAAGAAAGCGGTACGACCTGAGAGTATCCTTGGAGTCACCCAGAAAACCATCTGGACGCAGAGGCAGAGCCCCCAGAGGGCAGGAGACGACGGCAGCAAACAAGTGTCCGTGCACAGCCAGAGAGGGGAACCCGTCGTCTCAACGTCACAGAAAG tgaaagaagctggaagagattTTACCTATTTGATAGTGGTGCTTATTGGAATCACCGTCACAG GTGGCTTGTTTTACAcaattttcaaagaacttttttCTTCATCCAGTCCTAATAAGATCTATGGGAAAGCCTTAGAAAAATGCAGATCACACCCCGAG GTCATCAGCATCTTCGGGGAGCCCGTGAAGGGCTACGGGGAGGCAACGCGCCGTGGACGGAGACAGCACGTCAG TTTTATTGAATATGTAAAGGATGGGCTGAAACACATGCGTGTGAAGTTCTACATCGAGGGCTCCGAGCCTGGGAAACAAGGAACAGTGCATCTTGAAGTGAAGGAG aacCCAGAAAGTGGCGAATATGAATTTCGATACATATTTGTTGAACTTGAGCCCCACCCTAGAAGAACTATCATCATCGAAGACAATCGATCCTGA